In one window of Streptomyces sp. FXJ1.172 DNA:
- a CDS encoding SRPBCC family protein codes for MAQVEATTERVVAADAEKVFDALADYRGTRQKLLPEHFSEYEVREGGDGEGTLVHWKLQATSKRVRDCLLEVGEPTDGELVEKDRNSSMVTTWRVTPAGEGRSRVTVTTTWQGAGGIGGFFEKTFAPKGLGRIYDALLANLATEVEK; via the coding sequence ATGGCGCAGGTCGAGGCCACTACGGAGCGGGTCGTCGCGGCGGACGCGGAGAAGGTGTTCGACGCCCTCGCCGACTACCGCGGCACACGGCAGAAGCTGCTGCCCGAGCACTTCAGCGAGTACGAGGTCCGCGAGGGCGGCGACGGCGAGGGCACCCTCGTCCACTGGAAGCTCCAGGCCACCAGCAAGCGGGTGCGCGACTGCCTGCTGGAGGTCGGCGAGCCCACCGACGGCGAGCTGGTCGAGAAGGACCGCAACTCCTCCATGGTCACCACCTGGCGCGTCACGCCCGCCGGCGAGGGCCGCTCCCGCGTCACCGTCACCACCACCTGGCAGGGCGCCGGCGGTATCGGCGGCTTCTTCGAGAAGACCTTCGCCCCCAAGGGCCTCGGCCGGATCTACGACGCCCTGCTCGCCAACCTCGCCACCGAGGTCGAGAAGTAG
- a CDS encoding Rv2578c family radical SAM protein: MRWENLTVESGASGTSGESGASGESGERAEHGRAAEAALFGADAVTTRTFDTPEFRGITFHEVRARSVLNRVPGASRMPFEWTVNPYRGCTHACVYCFARKTHSYLDLDTGLGFDTQIVVKVNAPEVLRRQLASRRWQGDHVAMGTNVDCYQRAEGRYRLMPGIIGALTEHANPFSVLTKGTLILRDLDLLVRAAEVTDVGISVSVGFLDPELWRTVEPGTPAPERRLDVVRTLGEHGIGCGVLMAPVVPFLSDHPDQLRATVRAIAAAGATSVTPLTLHLRPGAREWFMAWLGRHHPHLVRRYERLYAAGAYAPTWYQRRITRQVHELAREYGIGPARAGLARRIRPAEPAEPAAVAEPTQLTLM, translated from the coding sequence ATGCGCTGGGAGAACCTCACCGTCGAGTCCGGGGCGTCCGGCACGTCCGGGGAATCCGGGGCGTCCGGCGAGTCCGGGGAGCGCGCCGAGCACGGCCGGGCCGCCGAGGCCGCGCTGTTCGGCGCGGACGCCGTGACCACGCGCACCTTCGACACGCCCGAGTTCCGCGGGATCACCTTCCACGAGGTCCGCGCGCGCTCGGTGCTGAACCGGGTGCCGGGCGCCTCGCGCATGCCGTTCGAGTGGACCGTCAACCCCTACCGCGGCTGCACGCACGCGTGCGTCTACTGTTTCGCCAGGAAGACGCACAGCTATCTGGACCTCGACACGGGCCTCGGTTTCGACACCCAGATCGTGGTCAAGGTGAACGCGCCCGAGGTGCTGCGCCGCCAGCTCGCCTCCCGCCGCTGGCAGGGCGATCACGTGGCGATGGGCACGAACGTCGACTGCTACCAGCGCGCCGAGGGCCGCTACCGCCTGATGCCGGGCATCATCGGTGCCCTCACCGAGCACGCGAACCCGTTCTCGGTCCTGACCAAGGGCACGCTGATCCTGCGCGACCTGGACCTGCTGGTGCGGGCGGCCGAGGTGACGGACGTGGGCATCTCGGTCTCCGTCGGCTTCCTCGACCCCGAGCTGTGGCGCACGGTGGAACCGGGCACCCCCGCGCCCGAGCGCCGGCTCGACGTCGTACGCACCCTCGGCGAGCACGGCATCGGCTGCGGGGTGCTGATGGCACCGGTCGTCCCGTTCCTGAGCGACCACCCGGACCAACTGCGGGCCACGGTACGGGCGATCGCCGCGGCCGGGGCCACCTCGGTGACCCCGCTGACACTGCATCTGCGCCCCGGCGCCCGTGAGTGGTTCATGGCCTGGCTCGGCCGGCACCATCCGCACCTGGTGCGGCGCTACGAGCGGCTGTACGCGGCGGGCGCCTACGCACCCACCTGGTACCAGCGCCGGATCACCCGTCAGGTGCACGAACTGGCACGGGAGTACGGCATCGGGCCGGCGCGCGCCGGTCTGGCCCGCCGGATCCGCCCGGCCGAGCCGGCCGAGCCGGCCGCGGTGGCCGAGCCGACCCAGCTCACCCTCATGTGA
- a CDS encoding alpha/beta hydrolase: MRTRAAVLCAATAMVAGSVTAVPAHAAPAAPAPRLAWKKCGTGDYPALQCASLQVPLDHARPREGTITLALSRIPHTAKTFQGPLLVNPGGPGGSGLRLAGFVASALPRSVAAQYDVIGFDPRGVGRSAPALDCVPGHFKAVRPDTVPTSPALERTNLARAKSFAHACGRRHAGLLPYIDTVSTVRDMDVIRAALGAGRINYFGYSYGTYLGAVYAKLYPQRIRRLVLDSVVDPAGVWYADNLGQDYAFNDRHRALMAWIARHDSAYHLGRDPERIEDGWYAMRAALAARPAGGKVGAAELEDTFIPGGYYNGYWPYLAEAFAAYVHDRNTKPLVEVWKDLGAVNHSGDNGYSVYTAVQCRDTSWPGGWSRWRTDTWTVYGKAPFMAWNNAWYNAPCAFWPAARRRPADIANTGLPPVLLFQATDDAATPYPGGLAVHRLLARSSLVVENGGGNHGITLSGNACLDRYLTAYLKDGRVPRGSAGAADAVCAKSPDPKPLAAKAAPVSTPGSTLHELLGFRP; the protein is encoded by the coding sequence ATGAGAACTCGCGCAGCCGTGCTGTGCGCTGCCACCGCCATGGTGGCGGGCTCGGTCACCGCCGTACCCGCGCACGCGGCCCCGGCCGCCCCGGCCCCCCGGCTCGCCTGGAAGAAGTGCGGCACCGGCGACTACCCGGCCCTGCAGTGCGCGTCCCTGCAGGTCCCGCTGGACCACGCGCGGCCGCGGGAAGGGACGATCACGCTCGCCCTGTCCCGCATCCCGCACACGGCGAAGACCTTCCAGGGCCCGCTCCTGGTCAACCCCGGCGGCCCCGGCGGCAGCGGCCTCAGGCTCGCCGGATTCGTCGCCTCCGCGCTGCCCAGGAGCGTCGCCGCCCAGTACGACGTGATCGGCTTCGATCCGCGCGGGGTCGGCAGGTCCGCCCCGGCCCTGGACTGCGTGCCCGGCCACTTCAAGGCGGTGCGCCCGGACACCGTGCCCACCTCACCGGCGCTGGAGCGGACGAACCTCGCGCGCGCGAAGTCCTTCGCCCACGCCTGCGGCCGCCGCCACGCCGGCCTGCTGCCGTACATCGACACCGTCAGCACCGTGCGCGACATGGACGTCATCCGCGCGGCCCTCGGCGCCGGGCGGATCAACTACTTCGGCTACTCCTACGGCACCTACCTCGGCGCGGTCTACGCCAAGCTGTATCCCCAGCGGATCCGCCGCCTGGTGCTGGACTCGGTCGTCGACCCGGCCGGTGTCTGGTACGCGGACAACCTCGGCCAGGACTACGCCTTCAACGACCGCCACCGCGCCCTGATGGCCTGGATCGCCCGCCACGACTCCGCCTACCACCTCGGCAGGGACCCGGAGCGGATCGAGGACGGCTGGTACGCGATGCGGGCGGCACTGGCGGCGAGGCCGGCCGGCGGCAAGGTGGGCGCCGCCGAACTGGAGGACACCTTCATCCCCGGCGGCTACTACAACGGCTACTGGCCCTACCTCGCCGAGGCGTTCGCGGCGTACGTGCACGACAGGAACACCAAGCCGCTGGTGGAGGTGTGGAAGGACCTCGGCGCGGTGAACCACTCGGGCGACAACGGCTACAGCGTCTACACGGCGGTGCAGTGCCGGGACACCTCCTGGCCCGGCGGCTGGAGCCGATGGCGCACCGACACCTGGACCGTGTACGGCAAGGCCCCCTTCATGGCCTGGAACAACGCATGGTACAACGCGCCGTGCGCCTTCTGGCCGGCCGCGCGGCGCCGGCCGGCGGACATCGCCAACACCGGGCTGCCGCCGGTGCTGCTGTTCCAGGCGACCGACGACGCCGCCACCCCCTACCCCGGCGGCCTCGCGGTGCACCGGCTGCTCGCCCGCTCCAGCCTGGTGGTCGAGAACGGCGGCGGCAACCACGGGATCACGCTGAGCGGCAACGCCTGCCTGGACCGGTATCTGACGGCCTATCTGAAGGACGGCCGGGTGCCGCGCGGCTCCGCCGGGGCGGCCGACGCGGTGTGCGCGAAGTCGCCCGATCCGAAGCCGCTGGCCGCCAAGGCCGCACCGGTTTCGACGCCGGGTTCGACGCTGCACGAGTTGCTCGGTTTCCGCCCGTAG
- a CDS encoding RidA family protein, giving the protein MSELIRIPAPDGVAPAAQYSHVVAASGRLVAVSGQLPLDEDGKLVGAGDPAAQARQVFENLKRCLAAAGAGFEHVVKLTYFMTDTAHLPAVRAARAAHIPDDRLPASSAVRVAGLVAPEFLMEIEALAVAPG; this is encoded by the coding sequence ATGAGTGAACTGATCCGGATCCCCGCCCCCGACGGTGTCGCGCCCGCGGCCCAGTACAGCCACGTGGTCGCGGCGAGCGGCCGTCTCGTCGCCGTCTCCGGCCAGTTGCCGCTGGACGAGGACGGCAAGCTGGTCGGCGCGGGCGATCCCGCGGCACAGGCCCGCCAGGTGTTCGAGAATCTGAAGCGGTGCCTGGCCGCCGCCGGCGCCGGATTCGAGCACGTCGTGAAGCTGACGTACTTCATGACGGACACGGCCCACCTGCCGGCGGTCCGCGCGGCCCGCGCCGCCCACATACCCGACGACCGGCTGCCGGCGTCCTCCGCGGTCCGGGTGGCCGGGCTGGTGGCGCCGGAGTTCCTCATGGAGATCGAGGCGCTCGCGGTGGCCCCCGGGTGA
- a CDS encoding adenylosuccinate lyase, protein MDEELRSLTERLRQESHGSAAFDRLLESEDHDELAEVLTAPGQPLWARELAAFRLGRAGDRRAFESLVLLLNHRDPPRCASAAHALARLGDPRTARAAAALATNELRVAYALHPVRLLADLRAPESVPALITTLERRLRPHDPYRRVALACVEGLGSLGDPRARRVLNEALAHPALAQAAVHALAHIPQQKEAR, encoded by the coding sequence GTGGACGAAGAGTTGCGATCGCTCACGGAGCGCTTACGGCAGGAATCGCACGGCTCGGCGGCGTTCGACCGGCTGCTGGAGTCCGAGGACCACGACGAACTCGCGGAGGTGCTCACCGCGCCGGGACAGCCCCTGTGGGCGAGGGAACTGGCCGCGTTCCGGCTCGGACGCGCGGGCGACCGGCGGGCCTTCGAGTCCCTGGTGCTGCTCCTCAACCACCGCGACCCCCCGCGCTGCGCCTCCGCCGCACACGCCCTGGCCCGGCTCGGCGACCCGCGTACGGCACGCGCGGCCGCCGCCCTCGCCACCAACGAACTGCGCGTCGCCTACGCCCTGCACCCGGTACGGCTGCTGGCCGATCTGCGGGCCCCCGAGTCCGTGCCCGCGCTCATCACCACCCTGGAGCGCCGGCTGCGCCCGCACGACCCCTACCGCCGGGTCGCCCTCGCCTGTGTGGAGGGCCTCGGCAGCCTCGGGGACCCCCGCGCCCGCCGCGTCCTGAACGAGGCCCTGGCCCATCCGGCCCTCGCGCAGGCCGCGGTGCACGCGCTGGCGCACATCCCCCAGCAGAAGGAGGCGAGGTGA
- a CDS encoding 3-hydroxyacyl-CoA dehydrogenase family protein: protein MATPLSPLSGSPLSPFKTIAVVGLGTMGTGITEVLVKAGREVIGIDVSEAQAARCVAAVEASTARAVERGRLTAAERTDALARVRTGTDLTAAADADLVIEVAPESYEIKHRIIRELDGIVRPETILATGTNALSVTRLAADSARPERVLGLHFFNPAPAMKLVEVVSSVLTAPQAVAAVTDLALELGKEPVAVGDRPGFVADGLLFGYLNQAAAMYEARYASREDIDAAMRLGCGLPMGPLALLDLIGIDTARTVLEAMYAESRDRLHAPAPILGQLSEAGLTGRKSGRGFYSYEAPGSATVVPDALTPAEGPTGAGARGVRSVGVAGSGTMASGIAEVFAKAGYEVVLAARSEEKAQAAKARIGKSLARSVDKGRLTAEAAAQILDLITPAGSYDAFADVDLAVEAIAEDLEIKQQLFQTLDKVCKPGAVLATTTSSLPVIACARATSRPQDVIGMHFFNPAPAMKLVEVVRTVLTGDDVHATVREVCAKIRKHAVDCGDRAGFIVNALLFPYLNNAIKMVEEHYASLDDIDAAMKLGGGYPMGPFELLDVVGLDVSLAIEKVLHREFRDPGLAPSPLLEHLVAAGCLGRKTGRGFREYARR from the coding sequence ATGGCCACTCCCCTGTCCCCCCTGTCCGGCAGCCCGCTGTCCCCGTTCAAGACGATCGCCGTCGTCGGCCTCGGCACCATGGGCACCGGTATCACCGAAGTCCTCGTGAAGGCCGGCCGCGAGGTGATCGGCATCGACGTCAGCGAGGCCCAGGCCGCCCGGTGCGTCGCCGCGGTGGAGGCCTCCACCGCCCGCGCCGTTGAGCGCGGCCGGCTCACCGCCGCCGAGCGCACGGACGCCCTGGCCCGGGTCCGCACCGGCACCGACCTCACGGCGGCGGCCGACGCCGACCTCGTCATCGAGGTGGCCCCGGAGTCGTACGAGATCAAGCACCGGATCATCCGCGAGCTGGACGGCATCGTCCGCCCGGAGACGATCCTCGCCACCGGCACCAACGCCCTGTCGGTGACCCGGCTCGCCGCCGACTCCGCCCGCCCCGAGCGCGTGCTGGGCCTGCACTTCTTCAACCCGGCGCCCGCGATGAAGCTGGTCGAGGTCGTCTCCTCGGTGCTGACCGCGCCGCAGGCCGTCGCCGCCGTCACCGACCTGGCGCTGGAGCTGGGCAAGGAGCCGGTCGCGGTCGGCGACCGCCCCGGTTTCGTCGCCGACGGCCTGCTGTTCGGCTACCTCAACCAGGCCGCCGCGATGTACGAGGCCCGCTACGCCTCCCGCGAGGACATCGACGCGGCGATGCGGCTCGGCTGCGGCCTGCCGATGGGCCCCCTCGCCCTGCTGGACCTGATCGGCATCGACACCGCGCGCACGGTCCTCGAGGCCATGTACGCCGAGTCCCGTGACCGCCTGCACGCGCCCGCCCCGATCCTGGGTCAGCTCAGCGAGGCGGGCCTGACCGGCCGCAAGTCCGGGCGTGGCTTCTACAGTTACGAGGCGCCCGGCAGCGCCACGGTCGTGCCGGACGCGCTGACCCCGGCCGAGGGACCCACCGGGGCCGGCGCCCGCGGCGTCCGCAGCGTCGGCGTCGCCGGCTCGGGCACCATGGCCTCCGGCATCGCCGAGGTGTTCGCCAAGGCCGGCTACGAGGTCGTGCTGGCCGCCCGCAGCGAGGAGAAGGCGCAGGCCGCCAAGGCCCGGATCGGCAAGTCTCTCGCGCGCTCCGTCGACAAGGGCCGGCTGACCGCCGAGGCCGCCGCGCAGATCCTGGACCTGATCACCCCGGCCGGGTCCTACGACGCCTTCGCCGACGTCGACCTGGCCGTCGAGGCGATCGCCGAGGACCTGGAGATCAAGCAGCAGCTGTTCCAGACGCTGGACAAGGTCTGCAAGCCCGGCGCGGTGCTCGCCACCACCACCTCCTCGCTGCCCGTCATCGCCTGCGCCCGCGCCACCTCGCGCCCGCAGGACGTCATCGGCATGCACTTCTTCAACCCGGCGCCCGCGATGAAGCTGGTCGAGGTGGTGCGCACGGTGCTGACCGGCGACGACGTCCACGCGACCGTCCGCGAGGTCTGCGCGAAGATCAGGAAGCACGCGGTGGACTGCGGCGACCGGGCCGGCTTCATCGTGAACGCGCTGCTGTTCCCGTACCTGAACAACGCCATCAAGATGGTCGAGGAACACTACGCGTCCCTGGACGACATCGACGCGGCGATGAAGCTCGGCGGCGGCTACCCGATGGGCCCCTTCGAGCTGCTGGACGTGGTCGGCCTGGACGTCTCGCTGGCCATCGAGAAGGTCCTGCACCGCGAGTTCCGCGACCCGGGCCTCGCCCCGTCCCCGCTGCTGGAACACCTGGTGGCGGCGGGCTGCCTCGGCCGCAAGACCGGCCGCGGCTTTCGCGAGTATGCCCGCCGCTGA
- a CDS encoding TetR family transcriptional regulator — protein sequence MSQPAKSSRTPATPDAPESAAGSRAAAQRLKMRRELAAAAMELFATKGYEATTVDEIAAAAGVARRTFFRHFRSKEEAIFPDHDDTLVRAEAVLNAAPAHEHPLDTVCRGIKEVMRMYAARPEISVARYKLTREVPTLREAEIASVARYERLFTRYLLGHFDEHAHADDANDDPLLAEVAASAVVTAHNHVLRRWLRAGGQGDVEAQLDHAFAIVRKTFGTGIGAGRGPAPRPAAGTAPATVSAHGEVLVTVARTDAPLDEVMRTIEEALKER from the coding sequence ATGTCCCAGCCCGCCAAGTCCTCACGTACACCAGCTACGCCCGACGCGCCGGAAAGTGCCGCAGGCAGTCGCGCCGCCGCCCAGCGGCTCAAGATGCGCCGGGAACTGGCGGCCGCAGCCATGGAGCTGTTCGCGACCAAGGGGTACGAGGCGACCACCGTCGACGAGATCGCGGCCGCCGCCGGGGTCGCGCGCCGCACCTTCTTCCGCCACTTCCGCTCCAAGGAAGAGGCGATCTTCCCGGACCACGACGACACCCTGGTGCGCGCGGAGGCGGTGCTCAACGCCGCCCCCGCGCACGAGCACCCGCTCGACACCGTGTGCCGCGGCATCAAGGAAGTCATGAGGATGTACGCGGCCCGGCCCGAGATCTCGGTCGCCCGCTACAAGCTCACCCGTGAGGTGCCCACCCTGCGCGAGGCCGAGATCGCCTCGGTGGCCCGCTACGAGCGCCTGTTCACCCGCTATCTCCTCGGCCACTTCGACGAGCACGCGCACGCCGACGACGCCAACGACGACCCGCTGCTGGCCGAGGTGGCCGCCTCCGCCGTCGTCACCGCCCACAATCACGTGCTGCGGCGCTGGCTGCGGGCGGGCGGCCAGGGGGACGTCGAGGCACAGCTCGACCACGCCTTCGCGATCGTGCGCAAGACCTTCGGCACGGGGATCGGGGCCGGCCGCGGCCCGGCCCCGCGCCCGGCCGCCGGCACCGCCCCGGCGACGGTCTCCGCGCACGGCGAGGTGCTCGTCACGGTCGCCCGCACCGACGCCCCGCTGGACGAGGTCATGCGGACCATCGAGGAGGCGCTCAAGGAGCGCTGA
- the ccrA gene encoding crotonyl-CoA carboxylase/reductase: MTVKDILDAIQSQDAKPADFAALPLPESYRAITVHKDETEMFAGLESRDKDPRKSTHLDEVPVPELGPGEALVAVMASSVNYNSVWTSIFEPLPTFGFLERYGKVSELTRRHDLPYHIIGSDLAGVVLRTGPGVNAWKPGDEVVAHCLSVELESSDGHNDTMLDPEQRIWGFETNFGGLAEIALVKSNQLMPKPAHLSWEEAAAPGLVNSTAYRQLVSRNGAQMKQGDNVLIWGASGGLGSYATQFALAGGANPICVVSSEQKADICRSMGAESIIDRNAEGYKFWKDENTQDPKEWKRFGKRIRELTGGEDIDIVFEHPGRETFGASVYVTRKGGTITTCASTSGYMHEYDNRYLWMSLKRIIGSHFANYREAWEANRLIAKGKIHPTLSKVYSLEETGQAAYDVHRNLHQGKVGVLCLAPEEGLGVRDAEMRARHIDAINRFRNV; this comes from the coding sequence GTGACCGTGAAGGACATCCTGGACGCGATCCAGTCGCAGGACGCCAAGCCCGCCGACTTCGCCGCCCTGCCGCTCCCCGAGTCGTACCGCGCGATCACCGTGCACAAGGACGAGACGGAGATGTTCGCGGGCCTCGAGTCCCGCGACAAGGACCCGCGCAAGTCGACCCACCTCGACGAGGTGCCCGTGCCCGAACTCGGCCCGGGCGAGGCCCTGGTGGCCGTCATGGCCTCCTCGGTCAACTACAACTCGGTGTGGACCTCGATCTTCGAGCCGCTGCCGACGTTCGGATTCCTGGAGCGCTACGGCAAGGTCTCGGAGCTGACCCGCCGCCACGACCTGCCGTACCACATCATCGGCTCCGACCTCGCGGGCGTCGTCCTGCGCACCGGCCCGGGCGTCAACGCCTGGAAGCCCGGCGACGAGGTCGTCGCCCACTGCCTGTCCGTCGAGCTGGAGTCCTCCGACGGCCACAACGACACCATGCTCGACCCCGAGCAGCGGATCTGGGGCTTCGAGACCAACTTCGGCGGCCTCGCCGAGATCGCGCTCGTCAAGTCCAACCAGCTGATGCCGAAGCCCGCCCACCTGTCGTGGGAGGAGGCCGCCGCGCCGGGCCTGGTCAACTCCACCGCCTACCGCCAGCTGGTCTCCCGCAACGGCGCCCAGATGAAGCAGGGTGACAACGTCCTGATCTGGGGCGCGAGCGGCGGTCTCGGCTCGTACGCCACCCAGTTCGCCCTCGCCGGCGGCGCCAACCCGATCTGCGTCGTCTCCAGCGAGCAGAAGGCGGACATCTGCCGGTCGATGGGCGCGGAGTCGATCATCGACCGCAACGCCGAGGGGTACAAGTTCTGGAAGGACGAGAACACCCAGGACCCGAAGGAGTGGAAGCGCTTCGGCAAGCGCATCCGCGAACTCACCGGCGGCGAGGACATCGACATCGTCTTCGAGCACCCCGGCCGCGAGACCTTCGGCGCGAGCGTCTACGTCACCCGCAAGGGCGGCACCATCACCACCTGCGCCTCCACCTCGGGCTACATGCACGAGTACGACAACCGGTACCTGTGGATGTCCCTGAAGCGGATCATCGGCTCGCACTTCGCCAACTACCGCGAGGCCTGGGAGGCCAACCGGCTCATCGCGAAGGGCAAGATCCACCCGACCCTGTCGAAGGTCTACTCCCTGGAGGAGACCGGCCAGGCCGCCTACGACGTGCACCGCAACCTGCACCAGGGCAAGGTCGGCGTGCTGTGCCTCGCGCCCGAGGAGGGCCTCGGCGTGCGCGACGCGGAGATGCGCGCCCGGCACATCGACGCCATCAACCGCTTCCGCAACGTCTGA
- a CDS encoding protein meaA, producing MTERQPAEARREKDRPWLMRTYAGHSTAEASNELYRRNLAKGQTGLSVAFDLPTQTGYDSDHILARGEVGRVGVPVAHLGDMRRLFQDIPLEQMNTSMTINATAMWLLALYQVVAEEQGADITRLQGTTQNDIVKEYLSRGTHVFPPGPSLRLTTDMIAYTVSHLPKWNPINICSYHLQEAGATPVQEIAYAMSTAIAVLDAVRDSGQVPEERMGDVVARISFFVNAGVRFVEEMCKMRAFGRIWDRVTRDRYGIEDAKQRRFRYGVQVNSLGLTEAQPENNVQRIVLEMLAVTLSKDARARAVQLPAWNEALGLPRPWDQQWSLRIQQVLAYESDLLEYEDIFEGSKVIEAKVDQLVADALAEIDRIQEMGGAMAAVESGYLKSQLVSSHAERRARIESGEEKIVGVNAFEGTEPNPLTADLDTAIQTVDPAVEARVIASLQNWRDSRYQPPFNHPRPCKALERLKEAAKGTENLMEATLECARAGVTTGEWAGALREVFGEFRAPTGVSSAPVAVAAEPGSALAGVRAKVDATARELGTGKLRFLVGKPGLDGHSNGAEQIAVRARDAGFEVVYQGIRLTPEQIVDAALAEDVHAVGLSILSGSHAQLVPDVLDRLRVAGATDIPVIAGGIIPNGDADQLRAAGVAAVFTPKDFDITGIIGRIVDEIRTANKLDPLEVPA from the coding sequence ATGACTGAGCGTCAGCCCGCCGAGGCACGGCGGGAGAAGGACCGGCCGTGGCTCATGCGCACGTACGCCGGCCACTCCACGGCCGAGGCGTCCAACGAGCTGTACCGGCGCAACCTCGCCAAGGGCCAGACCGGCCTGTCGGTGGCGTTCGACCTGCCGACGCAGACCGGCTACGACTCCGACCACATCCTCGCCCGCGGCGAGGTCGGCCGGGTCGGCGTGCCCGTCGCGCACCTCGGTGACATGCGCCGCCTGTTCCAGGACATCCCCCTGGAGCAGATGAACACCTCGATGACGATCAACGCCACCGCCATGTGGCTGCTGGCGCTCTACCAGGTCGTCGCCGAGGAGCAGGGCGCGGACATCACCAGGCTCCAGGGCACGACCCAGAACGACATCGTCAAGGAGTACCTGTCCCGGGGCACCCATGTGTTCCCGCCAGGACCCTCGCTCCGCCTGACGACGGACATGATCGCGTACACGGTCTCCCACCTGCCGAAGTGGAACCCGATCAACATCTGCAGCTACCACCTGCAGGAGGCCGGGGCCACACCGGTGCAGGAGATCGCGTACGCGATGTCCACCGCGATCGCCGTACTCGACGCCGTGCGCGACTCGGGCCAGGTGCCCGAGGAGCGGATGGGTGACGTGGTCGCGCGCATCTCCTTCTTCGTCAACGCGGGCGTCCGCTTCGTCGAGGAGATGTGCAAGATGCGGGCGTTCGGCCGCATCTGGGACCGGGTCACCCGCGACCGGTACGGCATCGAGGACGCCAAGCAGCGCCGCTTCCGCTACGGCGTCCAGGTCAACTCGCTCGGCCTGACCGAGGCGCAGCCGGAGAACAACGTCCAGCGGATCGTGCTGGAGATGCTCGCCGTGACGCTGTCGAAGGACGCACGCGCGCGTGCCGTGCAGCTGCCGGCCTGGAACGAGGCGCTCGGCCTGCCCCGCCCCTGGGACCAGCAGTGGAGCCTGCGCATCCAGCAGGTCCTCGCCTACGAGAGCGACCTGCTCGAGTACGAGGACATCTTCGAGGGCTCGAAGGTGATCGAGGCGAAGGTGGACCAGCTGGTCGCCGACGCCCTCGCGGAGATCGACCGGATCCAGGAGATGGGCGGCGCGATGGCCGCCGTCGAGTCCGGCTACCTGAAGTCGCAGCTGGTCTCCTCGCACGCCGAGCGGCGGGCCCGGATCGAGTCCGGTGAGGAGAAGATCGTCGGTGTCAACGCCTTCGAGGGCACCGAGCCGAACCCGCTGACCGCCGACCTGGACACCGCGATCCAGACGGTCGACCCGGCCGTCGAGGCCCGGGTGATCGCCTCGCTGCAGAACTGGCGCGACTCGCGCTACCAGCCGCCCTTCAACCACCCGCGCCCGTGCAAGGCGCTGGAGCGGCTGAAGGAGGCCGCCAAGGGCACGGAGAACCTGATGGAGGCCACGCTGGAGTGCGCCCGCGCCGGGGTCACCACCGGCGAGTGGGCGGGCGCGCTGCGCGAGGTGTTCGGCGAGTTCCGGGCGCCCACCGGGGTCTCCTCCGCGCCGGTGGCCGTCGCCGCCGAGCCGGGCTCCGCGCTCGCCGGGGTGCGGGCCAAGGTGGACGCCACCGCCCGCGAGCTGGGCACCGGCAAGCTGCGCTTCCTGGTCGGCAAGCCGGGCCTGGACGGGCACTCCAACGGTGCCGAGCAGATCGCCGTGCGCGCCCGTGACGCCGGCTTCGAGGTGGTCTACCAGGGCATCCGGCTGACCCCCGAGCAGATCGTGGACGCGGCCCTGGCCGAGGACGTGCACGCGGTGGGCCTGTCGATCCTGTCCGGCTCGCACGCCCAGCTGGTGCCGGACGTGCTGGACCGGCTGCGTGTGGCCGGTGCCACAGATATACCCGTGATCGCTGGTGGCATCATCCCGAATGGTGACGCCGACCAGCTCAGGGCTGCCGGAGTGGCCGCGGTGTTCACCCCGAAGGACTTCGACATCACCGGAATCATCGGCCGCATCGTCGACGAGATCCGGACAGCGAACAAGCTCGACCCCCTGGAGGTCCCCGCATGA